From Triticum aestivum cultivar Chinese Spring chromosome 4A, IWGSC CS RefSeq v2.1, whole genome shotgun sequence, a single genomic window includes:
- the LOC123082833 gene encoding uncharacterized protein → MLQEAEGIVEAIHGTPARCRPSTTFPIVYKTLAPLPQTLIPSLAAPRSISPLPHSSSSPQRSQSQPLPRLCRPRGRRHPRVELGRPGASPPTPPSSTLLGWTGEALYARHRRRPRRVHLRPSSSIPAAPVHPRPPRPRPRARCLETAVEPVIAYFTFEGPVLSAEQPDVGVQEPDITVDDDYYYSGGVYYYVSAADDDQE, encoded by the exons ATGCTACAGGAGGCAGAGGGGAtcgtggaggccatccatggcaCCCCGGCCAGGTGCCGGCCATCCACGACCTTCCCCATAGTCTACAAGACCCTGGCGCCCCTTCCCCAAACCCTAATCCCCTCCCTAGCTGCCCCCAGATCCAtttctcctctccctcactcgtccTCATCTCCGCAGCGATCGCAGTCGCAGCCGTTGCCACGGCTTTGTCGTCCTCGCGGCCGTCGTCATCCCCGCGTTGAGCTGGGACGTCCAGGGGCTTCACCACCAACTCCTCCTTCATCTACGTTATTGGGTTGGACCGGGGAGGCCCTGTACGCCCGCcatcgtcgccgtccccgtcgcgtaCATCTCCGGCCGTCGTCGTCGATTCCGGCAGCTCCAGTCCACCCCCGGCCTCCTCGaccgcgcccccgagctcgct GCCTcgagaccgcggttgaaccagTGATTGCCTACTTCACATTCGAGGGTCCGGTTTTGtctgcagagcaaccag acgttggagtccaggagccagacatcactgtcgatgacgactactactactcgggaggtgtctactactacgtgTCGGCCGCTGACGATGATCAGGAGTAg